In Rhinopithecus roxellana isolate Shanxi Qingling chromosome 16, ASM756505v1, whole genome shotgun sequence, a single genomic region encodes these proteins:
- the UCK1 gene encoding uridine-cytidine kinase 1, with protein MASAGGDDCEGAAPEADRPHQRPFLIGVSGGTASGKSTVCEKIMELLGQNEVEQRQRKVVILSQDRFYKVLTAEQKAKALKGQYNFDHPDAFDNDLMHRTLKNIVEGKTVEVPTYDFVTHSRLPETTVVYPADVVLFEGILVFYSQEIRDMFHLRLFVDTDSDVRLSRRVLRDVRRGRDLEQILTQYTTFVKPAFEEFCLPTKKYADVIIPRGVDNMVAINLIVQHIQDILNGDICKWHRGGSNGRSYKRTFSEPGDHPGMLTSGKRSHLESSSRPH; from the exons ATGGCTTCGGCGGGAGGCGACGACTGCGAGGGCGCAGCGCCAGAGGCCGACCGACCGCACCAGCGGCCCTTCCTGATCGGGGTGAGCGGCGGAACTGCCAGCGGGAAG TCGACCGTGTGTGAGAAGATCATGGAGCTGCTGGGACAGAACGAGGTGGAGCAGCGGCAGCGGAAGGTGGTCATCCTGAGCCAGGACAGGTTCTACAAGGTCCTGACGGCAGAGCAGAAGGCTAAGGCCTTGAAGGGACAGTACAATTTCGACCACCCAG ATGCCTTTGATAATGATTTGATGCACAGGACTCTGAAGAACATTGTGGAGGGCAAAACCGTGGAGGTGCCGACCTATGATTTTGTGACGCACTCAAG GTTACCAGAGACCACGGTGGTCTACCCTGCAGATGTGGTTCTGTTTGAGGGCATCTTGGTGTTCTACAGCCAGGAGATCCGCGACATGTTTCACCTGCGCCTCTTCGTGGACACCGACTCCGACGTCAGGCTGTCTCGAAGAG TTCTCCGGGACGTGCGCCGGGGGAGGGACCTGGAGCAGATTCTGACGCAGTACACCACCTTCGTGAAGCCGGCCTTTGAGGAGTTCTGCCTGCCG ACAAAGAAGTATGCTGACGTGATCATCCCGCGGGGAGTGGACAATATGG TTGCCATCAACCTGATCGTGCAGCACATCCAGGACATTCTGAATGGTGACATCTGCAAATGGCACCGAGGAGGGTCCAATGGGCGGAGCTACAAGAGGACCTTTTCCGAGCCAGGGGACCACCCTGGGATGCTGACCTCTGGCAAACGGTCACACTTGGAGTCCAGCAGCAGACCCCACTGA